A genomic segment from Brienomyrus brachyistius isolate T26 unplaced genomic scaffold, BBRACH_0.4 scaffold343, whole genome shotgun sequence encodes:
- the LOC125728591 gene encoding GTP-binding nuclear protein Ran-like yields MAEGEPQVQFKLVLVGDGGTGKTTFVKRHLTGEFEKKYVATLGVEVHPLVFHTNRGAIKFNVWDTAGQEKFGGLRDGYYIQAQCAIIMFDVTSRVTYKNVPNWHRDLVRVCENIPIVLCGNKVDIKDRKVKAKSIVFHRKKNLQYYDISAKSNYNFEKPFLWLARKLIGDPNLEFVAMPALAPPEVAMDPTLAAQYEHDLKVASETALPDEDDDL; encoded by the exons ATGGCAGAAGGAGAGCCGCAGGTCCAGTTTAAG TTGGTGTTGGTGGGTGATGGAGGTACCGGGAAAACCACCTTCGTGAAGCGACACTTGACAGGAGAGTTTGAGAAGAAGTATGTTG CTACCCTGGGAGTGGAGGTACATCCTTTGGTGTTTCACACAAACAGAGGGGCTATCAAGTTCAACGTGTGGGATACGGCTGGCCAGGAGAAGTTCGGGGGTCTCAGGGATGGTTACTACATACAAG CTCAGTGTGCGATCATCATGTTCGACGTGACCTCGCGGGTCACCTACAAGAACGTGCCCAACTGGCACCGCGACCTGGTGCGCGTCTGCGAGAACATTCCCATCGTCCTTTGCGGCAACAAGGTGGACATCAAGGACAGGAAGGTCAAGGCCAAGAGCATCGTCTTCCACCGCAAGAAGAACCTGCAG TATTATGACATCTCTGCCAAGAGCAACTACAACTTCGAGAAGCCGTTCTTATGGCTGGCCAGGAAGCTGATAGGAGACCCAAACCTTGAATTTGTGGCGATGCCAGCCCTCGCACCCCCTGAGGTCGCCATGGACCCCACCCTCGCCGCACAGTATGAGCATGACCTCAAA GTGGCGTCGGAAACTGCACTCCCAGACGAGGACGACGATCTCTAA
- the LOC125728588 gene encoding uncharacterized protein LOC125728588 isoform X1, which translates to MDALVAQAELNGEDSSGSDGASVFSVSIPPTETDRFGFLLGTESTVGSEGPAPELVRQREAKWLNIIMQWDRILLKRTHKVKEQCRKGIPASLRARCWPLLCRATERMKANEKLYKKLDKAPALQSWVDVIERDIDRQFPFHEMFLSRDGHGQQGLFRVLKAYTQFKPEEGYCQGQGPVAAVLLMNMPAEEAFWCLVQISEQYLPGYYSPLLEGVLFDAGILNGALRKTCPAVHKHLRKHGVEPLMFATDWLMCLYTRHLPFNTLLRVWDLFFCYGVRVLFQVAVVLVRRTLGRQEQRDECDGQMETLERLRSVKDRISTEDDAFIEEVCSVAFSGKDLERETEKEMERWKKERPSSTFNPCVRCHGYRAAWVKGREKEEECQRKEREIGNLSVPVSRSPSSLSPSFLRKKWRRGSKAEMSEKEGNGGGEENKLKEVAELKDKEEMEAINNDGNRRNPSEYSSEDATLNQKGTRQESSQATADSSGQNLELCSSAADLSHSQNTCSLSEMLSSCGGVSTDCASEGQDSTNTSAAQIETPENQTGNNAVANHMSQLVSVQTGSIFSETENSSADQGEPQKPPCDMVDETAEATRKLSQESCQSEPEEARKLISPNSCPESDAKNAGKLNNNTEEKPEETNVQNTEELDAGAEECSKMQDDCRQNFVKETGTLLEYSSANSPDLNETRREHDQPVQHSLHPSEDTSGNVTKTPEMTGEPSAAENTGKGDGLDIPSHRFQISHAVQKSEIPSISSVDESELSVQKHANEEASSEDSPQNDPDQPACDGDTEKQPGTSASESDEEHSDDVTQIEPPSARESDQIPVWSSVDPNLQENLQGTGESDQSSEVDTISSKDQDLIEESPCSSRHTVLQMSGSEMTTAIQEEQKPLNSQDADAPQVESRPLESSVIAVPPAKGSAMEYEQQNLSAGDIREEAPQQPSLTSSGPVQQPSGPLCSAEDEARGGSLDTCGTKMETPGHTPPELQQSHQNAALATEMEKPTESQNDPGCTAEQSGETHTEQSELEADVGSKDQCKETMEADREENGQNSSRQDDETNSDAEHPFSESKDPSCRETNSPTPPSTQRSQGEPAGASTDSVMTKALPDVTAEHGQDEAIKVSATLGNQESSDTAEYKLRKTSTSRTTVPRRLSEDMFKEPESTRYSGPTTVISSSSSATNYKGGTRATMPVQGTDEGHDTDRHSTEHKDSSKRFGLFRRFRGDHATNTEGGTKGKTKMTVPTILIQDFSEQVSEQEERLTAKERRKRRREEERRKKEEEKARKKREKELEKEKGKERRKPQTRGKSFQLHSSGKTDRVVPSLGNNSNTLVSKRNSAPYFDTYF; encoded by the exons ATGGATGCCCTGGTGGCCCAGGCTGAGCTGAATGGCGAGGACAGCTCTGGTTCCGATGGGGCGTCAGTGTTCAGCGTTAGTATACCACCAACAGAGACTGACCGCTTTGGGTTTCTCCTGGGAACCGAATCCACTGTCGG GAGCGAGGGACCGGCTCCTGAGCTGGTCCGGCAGAGAGAGGCAAAGTGGCTGAACATTATCATGCAGTGGGACCGCATCCTGCTGAAAAGGACCCACAAG GTGAAAGAGCAGTGTCGAAAAGGTATCCCAGCATCCCTGAGGGCCCGATGCTGGCCACTTCTCTGCCGTGCCACAGAGAGGATGAAAGCAAATGAAAAACTTTACAAG AAACTTGATAAGGCACCTGCCCTGCAGAGCTGGGTGGATGTGATCGAGAGAGACATCGACAGACAGTTCCCCTTCCATGAGATGTTTCTCTCCAGGGACGGCCACGG GCAACAAGGGCTTTTCCGGGTCCTGAAAGCATATACTCAGTTCAAGCCAGAAGAGGGTTACTGTCAAGGGCAAGGACCGGTAGCTGCGGTGCTTCTCATGAACATGCCTGCTGAG GAGGCTTTTTGGTGCCTAGTGCAAATCAGTGAGCAGTATCTACCAGGATACTATAGCCCTCTGCTG gaGGGAGTGCTCTTTGACGCAGGCATCCTGAATGGAGCGCTACGCAAGACATGCCCTGCCGTTCACAAACACTTGAGGAAACACGGGGTGGAGCCACTTATGTTCGCTACCGACTGGCTCATGTGTCTCTACACTCGACACCTGCCCTTCAACACCCTGCTCAGGGTCTGGGACCTGTTCTTCTGCTACG GTGTGCGGGTGCTCTTCCAGGTAGCGGTGGTTTTGGTGCGTAGGACCTTGGGAAGGCAGGAGCAAAGGGATGAATGCGACGGGCAAATGGAGACCCTGGAGAGACTCCGAAGTGTCAAGGACCGCATCTCCACGGAGGATGATGCTTTCATAGAGGAG GTGTGCTCAGTAGCATTCTCAGGGAAGGACTTGGAGAGAGAGACCGAGAAGGAGATGGAGAGGTGGAAGAAAGAGCGTCCATCTTCGACCTTCAACCCTTGTGTTCGTTGCCACGGATACCGGGCGGCTTGGGTTAaagggagagagaaggaggaagagtgTCAGAGAAAGGAGCGAGAGATCGGGAACCTCTCCGTACCCGTGTCGCGATCTCCCTCCTCTCTTTCACCGTCATTTCTTCGAAAGAAGTGGAGaagaggcagcaaagcagagATGAGCGAAAAGGAGGGGAACGGTGGCGGCGAGGAAAACAAGTTGAAGGAGGTTGCTGagctaaaggacaaggaagagaTGGAAGCCATAAATAACGATGGCAACCGAAGAAATCCTTCAGAGTACAGCAGTGAAGATGCGACACTCAACCAAAAGGGAACAAGGCAGGAATCCTCACAAGCCACTGCAGATTCATCCGGCCAGAACCTGGAACTATGCAGTAGTGCTGCAGATCTCTCTCACTCCCAGAACACATGCAGTCTTAGTGAAATGCTAAGCAGTTGCGGTGGGGTGAGCACAGACTGTGCATCTGAGGGTCAGGACAGTACGAACACATCTGCAGCCCAGATAGAGACCCCAGAAAACCAGACAGGGAATAATGCAGTCGCAAACCACATGTCACAGCTCGTCTCCGTGCAGACAGGGTCCATCTTCAGCGAGACGGAGAATTCTTCAGCAGACCAGGGTGAACCACAAAAACCTCCGTGCGACATGGTGGACGAAACTGCTGAAGCAACCAGAAAACTTTCTCAAGAAAGCTGTCAGTCAGAGCCAGAGGAGGCAAGGAAGCTCATTTCCCCAAATAGCTGCCCAGAGTCTGATGCCAAAAATGCTGGGAAATTGAATAACAACACTGAGGAAAAGCCAGAGGAAACAAATGTTCAAAATACTGAAGAACTAGATGCGGGAGCAGAGGAATGCAGTAAGATGCAAGACGACTGTAGGCAAAACTTTGTAAAGGAAACAGGTACGCTGCTCGAATATTCAAGCGCAAACTCCCCAGATCTAAATGAAACCCGGCGGGAACATGACCAGCCAGTTCAGCATTCCCTCCATCCTTCTGAAGATACCAGTGGGAATGTCACAAAGACTCCCGAGATGACTGGCGAACCGTCAGCAGCAGAAAACACTGGGAAAGGTGACGGCTTAGACATTCCGTCACACCGCTTCCAGATCTCCCACGCGGTCCAGAAATCTGAAATTCCTAGCATCTCTTCGGTAGATGAGTCTGAGTTATCAGTACAAAAGCACGCAAACGAGGAGGCGTCCTCAGAAGACTCTCCCCAAAACGATCCAGACCAGCCAGCCTGCGATGGAGACACAGAAAAGCAGCCTGGAACCTCTGCAAGTGAGAGTGACGAAGAGCATTCTGATGATGTCACCCAGATCGAGCCACCTTCAGCGCGAGAGAGTGACCAAATCCCGGTATGGAGCTCTGTGGACCCAAATCTGCAGGAGAATTTGCAGGGGACAGGAGAGTCTGATCAGAGTTCAGAGGTGGACACTATTTCCTCGAAGGATCAAGATTTGATAGAAGAAAGTCCCTGTTCATCGCGTCACACCGTGTTGCAAATGTCAGGAAGTGAAATGACAACAGCTATTCAAGAGGAACAAAAGCCCTTAAATTCTCAAGATGCAGATGCACCTCAAGTTGAAAGCAGACCTCTGGAGAGCTCAGTCATAGCAGTACCACCGGCGAAAGGAAGTGCAATGGAATACGAGCAGCAGAATCTGTCTGCTGGTGATATCAGAGAGGAAGCACCTCAACAGCCGAGTCTGACGAGCTCGGGTCCAGTTCAGCAACCATCAGGCCCACTTTGTTCAGCTGAGGACGAGGCAAGAGGAGGATCATTGGACACGTGTGGGACCAAGATGGAGACACCTGGGCACACTCCTCCTGAATTACAGCAAAGTCACCAGAACGCAGCACTGGCAACGGAGATGGAAAAACCGACTGAATCACAAAATGATCCGGGATGCACTGCAGAGCAGTCAGGTGAAACTCACACAGAACAAAGTGAGCTCGAAGCAGACGTTGGCTCTAAGGACCAGTGTAAAGAGACAATGGAAGCAGACAGAGAAGAAAATGGACAGAACAGCAGCAGACAAGACGACGAAACAAATTCAGATGCGGAACATCCCTTTTCTGAATCCAAGGACCCGTCTTGTAGAGAAACTAACAGCCCAACCCCACCCAGCACACAAAGGTCacaaggtgaacctgctgggGCGTCCACGGACTCCGTAATGACAAAGGCACTTCCAGACGTCACGGCAGAGCACGGCCAGGATGAGGCCATCAAAGTGTCGGCTACACTTGGGAACCAGGAATCAAGTGACACTGCGGAATATAAACTTCGCAAGACATCCACCTCCAGAACCACAGTGCCCAGAAGACTGTCGGAAGACATGTTCAAAGAGCCAGAAAGCACCAGATACAGTGGTCCCACTACTGTTATCTCCTCCAGCAGTTCTGCCACCAACTACAAAGGTGGTACCAGAGCTACCATGCCTGTTCAGGGTACTGATGAAGGCCACGACACTGACCGCCACAGCACTGAGCACAAAGACTCTTCGAAACGCTTTGGCCTCTTTCGTAGGTTTCGGGGCGACCATGCCACGAACACTGAGGGGGGCACCAAGGGCAAGACCAAGATGACAGTGCCCACAATACTCATACAGGACTTCAGCGAGCAAGTGAGCGAGCAAGAAGAAAGGCTGACTGCCAAAGAGAGgagaaagagaaggagagaggaggagaggaggaaaAAAGAGGAGGAAAAGGCACGGAAGAAGAGAGAGAAGGAACTGGAGAAGGAGAAAGGAAAGGAGAGGAGGAAACCTCAGACGAGGGGGAAGAGTTTCCAGCTACACAGCAGCGGCAAGACTGACCGTGTCGTTCCTTCCCTGGGGAACAACTCTAATACTCTAGTTTCCAAGCGAAACTCTGCTCCATATTTTGATACTTATTTCTGA
- the LOC125728588 gene encoding apoptotic chromatin condensation inducer in the nucleus-like isoform X2 yields MQWDRILLKRTHKVKEQCRKGIPASLRARCWPLLCRATERMKANEKLYKKLDKAPALQSWVDVIERDIDRQFPFHEMFLSRDGHGQQGLFRVLKAYTQFKPEEGYCQGQGPVAAVLLMNMPAEEAFWCLVQISEQYLPGYYSPLLEGVLFDAGILNGALRKTCPAVHKHLRKHGVEPLMFATDWLMCLYTRHLPFNTLLRVWDLFFCYGVRVLFQVAVVLVRRTLGRQEQRDECDGQMETLERLRSVKDRISTEDDAFIEEVCSVAFSGKDLERETEKEMERWKKERPSSTFNPCVRCHGYRAAWVKGREKEEECQRKEREIGNLSVPVSRSPSSLSPSFLRKKWRRGSKAEMSEKEGNGGGEENKLKEVAELKDKEEMEAINNDGNRRNPSEYSSEDATLNQKGTRQESSQATADSSGQNLELCSSAADLSHSQNTCSLSEMLSSCGGVSTDCASEGQDSTNTSAAQIETPENQTGNNAVANHMSQLVSVQTGSIFSETENSSADQGEPQKPPCDMVDETAEATRKLSQESCQSEPEEARKLISPNSCPESDAKNAGKLNNNTEEKPEETNVQNTEELDAGAEECSKMQDDCRQNFVKETGTLLEYSSANSPDLNETRREHDQPVQHSLHPSEDTSGNVTKTPEMTGEPSAAENTGKGDGLDIPSHRFQISHAVQKSEIPSISSVDESELSVQKHANEEASSEDSPQNDPDQPACDGDTEKQPGTSASESDEEHSDDVTQIEPPSARESDQIPVWSSVDPNLQENLQGTGESDQSSEVDTISSKDQDLIEESPCSSRHTVLQMSGSEMTTAIQEEQKPLNSQDADAPQVESRPLESSVIAVPPAKGSAMEYEQQNLSAGDIREEAPQQPSLTSSGPVQQPSGPLCSAEDEARGGSLDTCGTKMETPGHTPPELQQSHQNAALATEMEKPTESQNDPGCTAEQSGETHTEQSELEADVGSKDQCKETMEADREENGQNSSRQDDETNSDAEHPFSESKDPSCRETNSPTPPSTQRSQGEPAGASTDSVMTKALPDVTAEHGQDEAIKVSATLGNQESSDTAEYKLRKTSTSRTTVPRRLSEDMFKEPESTRYSGPTTVISSSSSATNYKGGTRATMPVQGTDEGHDTDRHSTEHKDSSKRFGLFRRFRGDHATNTEGGTKGKTKMTVPTILIQDFSEQVSEQEERLTAKERRKRRREEERRKKEEEKARKKREKELEKEKGKERRKPQTRGKSFQLHSSGKTDRVVPSLGNNSNTLVSKRNSAPYFDTYF; encoded by the exons ATGCAGTGGGACCGCATCCTGCTGAAAAGGACCCACAAG GTGAAAGAGCAGTGTCGAAAAGGTATCCCAGCATCCCTGAGGGCCCGATGCTGGCCACTTCTCTGCCGTGCCACAGAGAGGATGAAAGCAAATGAAAAACTTTACAAG AAACTTGATAAGGCACCTGCCCTGCAGAGCTGGGTGGATGTGATCGAGAGAGACATCGACAGACAGTTCCCCTTCCATGAGATGTTTCTCTCCAGGGACGGCCACGG GCAACAAGGGCTTTTCCGGGTCCTGAAAGCATATACTCAGTTCAAGCCAGAAGAGGGTTACTGTCAAGGGCAAGGACCGGTAGCTGCGGTGCTTCTCATGAACATGCCTGCTGAG GAGGCTTTTTGGTGCCTAGTGCAAATCAGTGAGCAGTATCTACCAGGATACTATAGCCCTCTGCTG gaGGGAGTGCTCTTTGACGCAGGCATCCTGAATGGAGCGCTACGCAAGACATGCCCTGCCGTTCACAAACACTTGAGGAAACACGGGGTGGAGCCACTTATGTTCGCTACCGACTGGCTCATGTGTCTCTACACTCGACACCTGCCCTTCAACACCCTGCTCAGGGTCTGGGACCTGTTCTTCTGCTACG GTGTGCGGGTGCTCTTCCAGGTAGCGGTGGTTTTGGTGCGTAGGACCTTGGGAAGGCAGGAGCAAAGGGATGAATGCGACGGGCAAATGGAGACCCTGGAGAGACTCCGAAGTGTCAAGGACCGCATCTCCACGGAGGATGATGCTTTCATAGAGGAG GTGTGCTCAGTAGCATTCTCAGGGAAGGACTTGGAGAGAGAGACCGAGAAGGAGATGGAGAGGTGGAAGAAAGAGCGTCCATCTTCGACCTTCAACCCTTGTGTTCGTTGCCACGGATACCGGGCGGCTTGGGTTAaagggagagagaaggaggaagagtgTCAGAGAAAGGAGCGAGAGATCGGGAACCTCTCCGTACCCGTGTCGCGATCTCCCTCCTCTCTTTCACCGTCATTTCTTCGAAAGAAGTGGAGaagaggcagcaaagcagagATGAGCGAAAAGGAGGGGAACGGTGGCGGCGAGGAAAACAAGTTGAAGGAGGTTGCTGagctaaaggacaaggaagagaTGGAAGCCATAAATAACGATGGCAACCGAAGAAATCCTTCAGAGTACAGCAGTGAAGATGCGACACTCAACCAAAAGGGAACAAGGCAGGAATCCTCACAAGCCACTGCAGATTCATCCGGCCAGAACCTGGAACTATGCAGTAGTGCTGCAGATCTCTCTCACTCCCAGAACACATGCAGTCTTAGTGAAATGCTAAGCAGTTGCGGTGGGGTGAGCACAGACTGTGCATCTGAGGGTCAGGACAGTACGAACACATCTGCAGCCCAGATAGAGACCCCAGAAAACCAGACAGGGAATAATGCAGTCGCAAACCACATGTCACAGCTCGTCTCCGTGCAGACAGGGTCCATCTTCAGCGAGACGGAGAATTCTTCAGCAGACCAGGGTGAACCACAAAAACCTCCGTGCGACATGGTGGACGAAACTGCTGAAGCAACCAGAAAACTTTCTCAAGAAAGCTGTCAGTCAGAGCCAGAGGAGGCAAGGAAGCTCATTTCCCCAAATAGCTGCCCAGAGTCTGATGCCAAAAATGCTGGGAAATTGAATAACAACACTGAGGAAAAGCCAGAGGAAACAAATGTTCAAAATACTGAAGAACTAGATGCGGGAGCAGAGGAATGCAGTAAGATGCAAGACGACTGTAGGCAAAACTTTGTAAAGGAAACAGGTACGCTGCTCGAATATTCAAGCGCAAACTCCCCAGATCTAAATGAAACCCGGCGGGAACATGACCAGCCAGTTCAGCATTCCCTCCATCCTTCTGAAGATACCAGTGGGAATGTCACAAAGACTCCCGAGATGACTGGCGAACCGTCAGCAGCAGAAAACACTGGGAAAGGTGACGGCTTAGACATTCCGTCACACCGCTTCCAGATCTCCCACGCGGTCCAGAAATCTGAAATTCCTAGCATCTCTTCGGTAGATGAGTCTGAGTTATCAGTACAAAAGCACGCAAACGAGGAGGCGTCCTCAGAAGACTCTCCCCAAAACGATCCAGACCAGCCAGCCTGCGATGGAGACACAGAAAAGCAGCCTGGAACCTCTGCAAGTGAGAGTGACGAAGAGCATTCTGATGATGTCACCCAGATCGAGCCACCTTCAGCGCGAGAGAGTGACCAAATCCCGGTATGGAGCTCTGTGGACCCAAATCTGCAGGAGAATTTGCAGGGGACAGGAGAGTCTGATCAGAGTTCAGAGGTGGACACTATTTCCTCGAAGGATCAAGATTTGATAGAAGAAAGTCCCTGTTCATCGCGTCACACCGTGTTGCAAATGTCAGGAAGTGAAATGACAACAGCTATTCAAGAGGAACAAAAGCCCTTAAATTCTCAAGATGCAGATGCACCTCAAGTTGAAAGCAGACCTCTGGAGAGCTCAGTCATAGCAGTACCACCGGCGAAAGGAAGTGCAATGGAATACGAGCAGCAGAATCTGTCTGCTGGTGATATCAGAGAGGAAGCACCTCAACAGCCGAGTCTGACGAGCTCGGGTCCAGTTCAGCAACCATCAGGCCCACTTTGTTCAGCTGAGGACGAGGCAAGAGGAGGATCATTGGACACGTGTGGGACCAAGATGGAGACACCTGGGCACACTCCTCCTGAATTACAGCAAAGTCACCAGAACGCAGCACTGGCAACGGAGATGGAAAAACCGACTGAATCACAAAATGATCCGGGATGCACTGCAGAGCAGTCAGGTGAAACTCACACAGAACAAAGTGAGCTCGAAGCAGACGTTGGCTCTAAGGACCAGTGTAAAGAGACAATGGAAGCAGACAGAGAAGAAAATGGACAGAACAGCAGCAGACAAGACGACGAAACAAATTCAGATGCGGAACATCCCTTTTCTGAATCCAAGGACCCGTCTTGTAGAGAAACTAACAGCCCAACCCCACCCAGCACACAAAGGTCacaaggtgaacctgctgggGCGTCCACGGACTCCGTAATGACAAAGGCACTTCCAGACGTCACGGCAGAGCACGGCCAGGATGAGGCCATCAAAGTGTCGGCTACACTTGGGAACCAGGAATCAAGTGACACTGCGGAATATAAACTTCGCAAGACATCCACCTCCAGAACCACAGTGCCCAGAAGACTGTCGGAAGACATGTTCAAAGAGCCAGAAAGCACCAGATACAGTGGTCCCACTACTGTTATCTCCTCCAGCAGTTCTGCCACCAACTACAAAGGTGGTACCAGAGCTACCATGCCTGTTCAGGGTACTGATGAAGGCCACGACACTGACCGCCACAGCACTGAGCACAAAGACTCTTCGAAACGCTTTGGCCTCTTTCGTAGGTTTCGGGGCGACCATGCCACGAACACTGAGGGGGGCACCAAGGGCAAGACCAAGATGACAGTGCCCACAATACTCATACAGGACTTCAGCGAGCAAGTGAGCGAGCAAGAAGAAAGGCTGACTGCCAAAGAGAGgagaaagagaaggagagaggaggagaggaggaaaAAAGAGGAGGAAAAGGCACGGAAGAAGAGAGAGAAGGAACTGGAGAAGGAGAAAGGAAAGGAGAGGAGGAAACCTCAGACGAGGGGGAAGAGTTTCCAGCTACACAGCAGCGGCAAGACTGACCGTGTCGTTCCTTCCCTGGGGAACAACTCTAATACTCTAGTTTCCAAGCGAAACTCTGCTCCATATTTTGATACTTATTTCTGA
- the LOC125728589 gene encoding cell cycle checkpoint control protein RAD9A-like has protein sequence MDCILIGSNVKVLAKAVQSLSKLGEELYLEPQENGLALRTVNSSRSAYACFLFSPLFFQKYTPPKSSTQRCKMVIKSVQAVFKSLSSLEKTVEKCHIELDIEKSRLTFTLHCKHGLLKTHNLSFQDSESLQAVFDKESCANALTAQPKLLVDTVLHFPPSLEEVRVSVNDERVLFRNHVEDEAEQSRAMMTELCLSAEEFDRFAVNMHTCITFCLKELRGLLVFAESSGLPVSMYFDEPGRPLVFSLTDDSVLEVNFVLATLSEEGQPQNHNSDMRRVSEPPITDDFMNDDIDYIIAMETSELAGDSDWPEPPRHAVTPPQLHVADGDQHESRGERADEDGRQGEEETTVEESGRPPNKKFRSLFFGSVLPTPSQTSNRTLQSQEILASDSEDEDSPPSP, from the exons ATGGACTGCATCTTGATAGGAAGCAACGTGAAAG TGCTGGCAAAAGCTGTCCAGTCGCTATCCAAGCTCGGAGAGGAGCTGTACTTGGAGCCTCAGGAAAATGGG CTGGCTCTCCGCACCGTTAACTCGTCGCGGTCGGCGTACGCCTGCTTCCTCTTCTCTCCACTCTTCTTCCAGAAATACACCCCCCCGAAAAGCTCGACTCAGCGCTGCAAGATGGTCATCAAG TCTGTGCAGGCTGTGTTCAAGTCCCTCTCCTCCCTGGAGAAGACGGTGGAAAAGTGTCATATCGAGCTGGACATCGAGAAGAGCCGCCTGACCTTCACCCTGCACTGCAAACACG GGTTGCTGAAGACGCACAACCTCTCATTCCAGGACAGCGAGAGCCTGCAGGCCGTGTTCGACAAAGAGAGCTGTGCCAACGCACTCACCGCCCAGCCCAA GCTACTGGTGGATACAGTGCTTCACTTCCCTCCATCTCTGGAAGAAGTGCGTGTGTCCGTGAATGACGAGAGAGTGTTGTTTAGGAATCACGTCGAGGACGAAGCAG aacagtCCAGAGCCATGATGACAGAGTTGTGCCTCAGCGCAGAAGAGTTTGACAGATTCGCTgtgaacatgcacacatgcatcaCTTTCTGTCTCAAGGAGCTGAGG GGGCTGCTGGTGTTTGCAGAGTCCTCTGGTCTCCCTGTCTCCATGTACTTCGATGAGCCTGGCAG GCCTCTGGTATTTAGCCTCACAGATGATAGCGTTTTGGAGGTAAACTTCGTGCTGGCCACCCTGTCTGAGGAAGGTCAGCCTCAGAATCACAACAGCGATATGAGACG AGTTTCAGAGCCACCAATAACGGACGACTTCATGAACGATGACATCGATTACATCATTGCCATGGAGACCAGCGAGCTCGCCGGAGACTCCGATTGGCCGGAGCCGCCTCGGCACGCTGTGACTCCGCCTCAGCTCCACGTAGCCGACGGAGACCAGCACGAGTCCAGAGGAGAGCGTGCGGATGAGGATGGGCGGCAGGGAGAAGAGGAGACAACAGTGGAGGAATCTGGCCGACCACCCAATAAGAAG TTCCGCTCCCTCTTCTTtggctcggtgctgcctacccCCTCCCAGACGTCCAACAGGACACTGCAGAGCCAGGAGATCTTGGCCAGCgacagtgaggacgaggacagcCCCCCGTCACCATGA